A single genomic interval of Brevundimonas diminuta harbors:
- a CDS encoding virion core protein, T7 gp14 family, with product MTTLAVVSTATQVIGEIQAAKTQTRSIDQQLAQQQQQIATQQVAELNDRQRQARREQARIKVAAGQAGLNISGSVTDLLNDSVMQNALAAERTNLNADNQQKAAAAEANSMYSRISRPTILGAGLRIAQAGVGGYYQGKGIKLSQDAASKGPSLNG from the coding sequence ATGACGACCCTCGCCGTCGTCTCCACCGCCACTCAAGTCATCGGCGAGATTCAGGCCGCCAAGACCCAGACCCGCTCCATCGACCAGCAGCTTGCACAACAACAGCAGCAAATCGCCACGCAGCAGGTCGCCGAACTCAACGACCGCCAACGTCAGGCCCGTCGCGAACAGGCCCGCATCAAGGTCGCCGCCGGTCAGGCGGGGCTAAATATCAGCGGAAGCGTGACCGATCTTCTGAACGATTCCGTCATGCAAAACGCGCTCGCCGCCGAGCGAACCAACCTCAATGCTGACAATCAGCAGAAAGCGGCCGCAGCCGAAGCGAACTCCATGTATTCCCGCATTTCTCGCCCCACCATTCTCGGTGCTGGACTCCGCATCGCCCAAGCTGGCGTCGGCGGCTACTACCAAGGCAAGGGTATCAAGCTGTCTCAAGACGCGGCTTCGAAAGGTCCGTCTCTGAATGGCTGA
- a CDS encoding M23 family metallopeptidase, producing the protein MADLSRNSIRRTAQDRITNNRDAILPVNRETRSADVRVTTDLRSAFRGDGGQADALRDFFGLARQNAAAFYENDIAERRVQAEDDFAQGQTDAASGGVMDPAMAQSVAYERAYHSTTAAARQTKFETETAQEVERRINSGATPDDIDEFMMERNREFIAESGDLFTQPDVQRQVAGRLIRWTGDLDTRANAMMKEKTDKELLDLTVGNAVSGLQRGEGFDLAAERNRLTEAGLNGDAVQEALVNGVVAYAQETGDTTVLQNLLDARDPNDPDVVAFNTTIEGQPLPPVETPTPAAPAAAPAPARQTYAAPLADMGRVTSGMGARRAPLPGASTNHGGIDIAVPVGTPVSAPADGVVEVAGVRGRGGKTLIIRHADGSTTGFAHLDNISVEPGDTVTQGQQVAASGNSGNSTGPHLHWTYRDAKGERKDPRSMVGSETQAMAAAPAETVETASAEVEPARRPRLPGRSLLNPAQQVRILNAIDSIEGDTERKTEQARQATKDELTMDLWSRASRGEDVSDAIEQNVRSNVLEPGEGMTMNNAFRSLRDTTLDGEADDDLVLRYGERFAANNPNYASITEQADRDYRAGRFGTGRAATRAYIEVRTRAASGSRGDAGRDPAQQQIVGNARGYVSGSLRSMVTQGVGGAVPPHMLRLVIQGENEFERRLANGEDPMQAADAIVRNYGGFLRNGGGTTTIAAVPPPGGTGNARVPGQTGTTTQAPAQLQYIPGQGLVPAR; encoded by the coding sequence ATGGCTGATCTTTCCCGCAACAGCATCCGCCGCACCGCACAGGACCGCATCACGAACAACCGTGACGCCATCCTCCCGGTAAACCGCGAGACCCGTTCCGCAGACGTGCGCGTCACCACCGATCTTCGTTCCGCCTTCCGTGGCGACGGCGGTCAGGCAGACGCCCTCCGCGATTTCTTCGGCCTCGCTCGACAGAACGCAGCAGCCTTCTACGAAAACGACATCGCCGAACGCCGCGTTCAGGCAGAAGACGACTTCGCACAGGGCCAGACCGACGCCGCATCGGGCGGTGTCATGGACCCAGCCATGGCGCAGTCGGTCGCCTATGAGCGCGCCTATCACTCGACCACAGCAGCGGCTCGCCAAACCAAGTTTGAGACCGAGACCGCACAGGAAGTCGAACGCCGCATCAACAGCGGGGCAACACCCGACGACATCGACGAATTCATGATGGAGCGGAACCGCGAGTTCATCGCCGAATCTGGCGACCTCTTCACCCAGCCCGATGTTCAGCGTCAGGTGGCGGGACGTTTGATCCGATGGACCGGCGATCTCGACACCCGCGCTAACGCGATGATGAAAGAGAAGACTGACAAGGAACTGCTGGACCTCACGGTCGGCAATGCGGTTTCCGGTCTACAGCGTGGCGAAGGTTTCGACCTCGCGGCCGAGCGCAACCGTCTGACCGAAGCGGGTCTGAACGGCGACGCAGTGCAAGAGGCACTGGTGAACGGCGTCGTCGCTTACGCTCAAGAGACGGGCGACACGACCGTCCTGCAAAACCTCTTGGACGCTCGCGATCCGAACGACCCGGATGTGGTCGCCTTCAACACTACGATTGAAGGTCAGCCGCTCCCTCCGGTGGAAACGCCGACGCCCGCTGCTCCGGCTGCGGCTCCGGCTCCCGCCCGTCAAACCTATGCAGCCCCTTTGGCTGACATGGGTCGCGTGACCTCCGGCATGGGCGCACGTCGCGCACCGCTACCCGGCGCCTCAACCAACCACGGCGGCATCGACATCGCAGTGCCGGTCGGGACGCCTGTCTCGGCTCCGGCCGATGGCGTCGTCGAAGTCGCTGGCGTTCGGGGACGGGGCGGCAAAACCCTCATCATCCGACATGCAGACGGTTCAACGACCGGCTTCGCACACCTCGACAACATCTCGGTCGAACCGGGCGACACCGTGACCCAAGGTCAGCAGGTGGCCGCATCTGGCAACAGCGGCAACAGCACCGGCCCGCACCTGCACTGGACCTACCGCGACGCCAAAGGCGAGAGGAAAGACCCGCGCTCAATGGTCGGCTCCGAGACCCAAGCGATGGCTGCGGCTCCGGCTGAAACTGTCGAGACAGCATCGGCGGAAGTCGAACCGGCTCGTCGTCCGCGACTGCCCGGCCGCTCGCTTCTGAACCCGGCACAACAGGTCCGCATCCTCAACGCTATCGACAGCATCGAGGGCGACACCGAACGTAAGACCGAACAGGCGCGTCAGGCGACCAAGGACGAACTGACGATGGACCTGTGGTCCCGCGCCAGCCGTGGCGAAGACGTGTCGGACGCCATCGAACAGAACGTCCGCTCGAACGTGCTGGAACCCGGTGAAGGCATGACCATGAACAACGCCTTCCGCTCGCTTCGCGACACCACGCTCGACGGTGAAGCCGACGATGATTTGGTGCTGCGCTACGGCGAACGCTTTGCTGCGAACAACCCGAACTATGCGTCGATCACAGAACAAGCCGACCGCGACTATCGCGCCGGTCGTTTCGGAACTGGCCGCGCCGCTACCCGCGCCTACATCGAGGTTCGCACCCGTGCGGCCAGCGGTTCACGCGGCGATGCTGGTCGCGATCCGGCCCAACAGCAGATCGTCGGCAACGCCCGTGGCTACGTCTCTGGGTCTCTGCGATCCATGGTGACGCAAGGCGTCGGCGGCGCCGTTCCACCGCACATGCTGCGGCTCGTGATCCAAGGGGAAAATGAGTTCGAACGCCGTCTCGCCAATGGGGAAGACCCCATGCAAGCCGCTGACGCCATCGTCCGAAACTATGGCGGCTTCCTCCGAAATGGCGGCGGCACAACCACTATCGCTGCGGTTCCACCTCCGGGTGGAACGGGCAATGCGCGCGTCCCCGGCCAGACCGGGACAACCACGCAAGCCCCCGCACAACTTCAATACATCCCCGGCCAAGGACTCGTCCCGGCCCGATGA
- a CDS encoding phage tail fiber protein has product MSHQTRAQYIVTGGQQEFDLAVPFLDRTHIRVTLNGSIPFFEWVSDSRIRLRQPPAENSVLQIRRETPISTALVDFKNGANLTAEELNRANLQNLYRLQELDDLYTGSLDRAQVRLGDHLGVVTTPDAIMDELILTSEMGDGALNRFRDALASIDLSAERILDQSFALADQAFRTDTLDGIVANTTARTTGLELRVDTITDLVDSLVNFEDGTGIATVIQNEAQERVAGDTALATTLALIGARNAANNAFVLDLNTVRVSGTESLGQRLSAITVKANDNAAKIISEATARADAVSAQADRIDLLVARANGFDASITAEQTARSNADGALAQTLSLLGAKNANNTAFLLDLNKVLVGPTESFTQRLNQMVATAGTNAQALVTSEATTRASQDQSLSQRIDSVGAKTDDNTAAIATEVTARTNAVSAEAAQRTALATKIAGDIAAAVLTETNARVAADQAEAQARQSLAVQVGTNSTAIQNEATARANADGAIAQQFAVLGAFRNNQSVFTLDLNRVEVGPGWTLGTRLSGIDTSIGNVSASVVDERTARINADSALSQTIQNVQNTVGGNTASITTLTQVTNGLNARWSIALNSNGHITGITANNNGSYGTLAFVADEMSFVAPGGGAPVKIMSLVNGRVRFNSNVEIYGDLLVSGSINHTRLVNNTVSNTEVAYNAATITLNNTTPTRIHGLWIGVEKADSPIDIDFNAYGTFTHNAGGSFVAVVQLIRSRGNDGGTVLQTVQLNGSGMANDTWQGSLPMKFLDRPGEGGNWHYYVQVYFTSNMSTQTVTARYGKVTEMKNNTSTLGGGTGSGGGVGSGGGSSGGGGGGGYDPYDPGGGGGGGDQPIITA; this is encoded by the coding sequence ATGTCTCACCAGACCCGCGCCCAATACATCGTGACGGGAGGCCAGCAAGAGTTCGATCTTGCAGTCCCCTTCCTCGACCGGACCCACATTCGGGTCACGCTCAACGGCTCCATCCCGTTCTTCGAATGGGTCTCTGACAGCCGCATCCGCCTTCGTCAGCCTCCGGCCGAAAACAGCGTCCTGCAAATCCGTCGTGAGACGCCGATCAGCACGGCCCTCGTGGACTTCAAAAACGGGGCGAACCTGACCGCTGAAGAACTGAACCGGGCAAACCTTCAGAACCTCTACCGGCTTCAGGAACTGGACGACCTCTACACCGGCTCACTCGACCGGGCGCAGGTTCGGCTTGGCGATCACCTCGGCGTCGTCACCACGCCTGACGCCATCATGGACGAACTGATCCTGACCTCGGAAATGGGAGACGGTGCGCTCAACCGTTTCCGCGACGCACTGGCCAGCATCGACCTCTCGGCCGAACGCATCCTCGACCAATCATTTGCCCTCGCCGATCAAGCGTTCCGAACCGACACCCTCGACGGCATCGTGGCCAACACCACAGCCCGGACGACGGGCCTCGAACTCCGCGTCGATACGATCACCGATCTGGTGGACTCCCTCGTCAACTTCGAAGACGGGACAGGGATTGCCACCGTCATCCAGAACGAGGCGCAAGAGCGCGTCGCTGGCGATACGGCTCTGGCAACGACCCTCGCGCTCATCGGGGCACGGAACGCTGCGAACAACGCCTTCGTGCTGGACCTCAACACCGTCCGCGTCTCCGGCACAGAGAGCCTTGGCCAACGCCTCTCGGCGATCACGGTCAAGGCCAACGACAACGCGGCGAAGATCATCTCCGAAGCAACGGCGCGAGCCGATGCCGTGTCAGCGCAAGCTGACCGCATCGACCTTCTTGTAGCTCGGGCAAATGGTTTCGACGCCAGCATCACCGCCGAGCAGACCGCCCGATCAAACGCGGATGGTGCGCTCGCTCAAACCCTCTCGTTGCTGGGCGCCAAGAACGCCAACAACACCGCCTTCCTGCTGGACCTCAACAAGGTTCTCGTCGGTCCCACGGAGTCCTTCACCCAACGCCTGAACCAGATGGTGGCGACCGCCGGGACTAATGCACAGGCCCTCGTCACGAGCGAGGCGACCACGCGGGCCAGCCAAGACCAATCTTTGTCTCAACGCATTGATAGCGTCGGGGCGAAAACTGACGACAACACCGCCGCTATCGCAACAGAAGTCACGGCCCGAACCAACGCGGTGTCAGCAGAAGCGGCGCAGCGGACGGCTCTGGCGACGAAGATCGCCGGTGACATCGCAGCGGCGGTCCTGACCGAAACGAACGCTCGTGTTGCAGCCGATCAGGCAGAAGCTCAAGCCCGGCAATCTCTGGCCGTGCAGGTCGGGACTAACTCGACAGCCATCCAGAACGAGGCGACCGCACGGGCTAACGCTGACGGCGCCATCGCCCAGCAGTTCGCCGTCCTCGGCGCCTTCCGCAACAACCAGTCGGTCTTCACGCTGGACCTCAATCGGGTCGAAGTCGGGCCGGGCTGGACGCTTGGCACCCGTCTGTCGGGGATCGACACATCCATCGGCAATGTCTCAGCTTCTGTGGTCGATGAGCGCACTGCTCGGATCAACGCCGACAGTGCGCTCTCACAGACCATCCAGAATGTGCAGAACACGGTAGGCGGCAACACCGCGTCGATCACCACCCTGACGCAGGTGACGAACGGCCTGAACGCCCGGTGGAGCATCGCCCTCAACTCCAACGGCCACATCACCGGCATCACGGCGAACAACAACGGCTCCTATGGGACACTCGCCTTTGTCGCCGATGAGATGTCGTTCGTGGCTCCGGGCGGGGGTGCGCCGGTCAAGATCATGTCGCTGGTCAACGGCCGGGTCCGCTTCAACTCGAACGTCGAAATCTACGGCGACCTTCTCGTCAGTGGCTCGATCAATCACACCCGACTGGTCAACAACACCGTCAGCAATACCGAAGTCGCCTACAACGCGGCGACGATCACGCTCAACAACACCACCCCGACCCGTATTCATGGCCTTTGGATCGGCGTCGAAAAGGCGGACAGCCCAATCGACATCGACTTTAACGCCTATGGGACTTTCACCCACAACGCGGGCGGATCATTCGTGGCCGTCGTGCAGCTTATTCGCTCGCGCGGAAACGACGGCGGCACGGTCCTTCAGACCGTTCAACTGAACGGCTCCGGCATGGCGAACGACACATGGCAAGGCTCCCTTCCCATGAAGTTCCTCGACCGTCCGGGTGAAGGCGGGAACTGGCACTACTACGTCCAAGTCTACTTCACCTCGAACATGTCCACCCAGACTGTGACCGCCCGCTACGGCAAGGTCACAGAGATGAAGAACAACACCTCGACACTCGGCGGCGGCACTGGTTCCGGCGGCGGCGTCGGATCAGGTGGCGGTTCGTCAGGTGGTGGCGGCGGTGGCGGCTACGACCCCTACGATCCGGGCGGCGGCGGTGGCGGCGGCGACCAACCCATCATCACGGCATGA
- a CDS encoding surface-adhesin E family protein — protein MRLMVLVAALAAFAGPAFAGEWREIGNSDEYILGVDQSQIRRTGNLATVWAIQSSREGYRVTRMEVDCRNETLTSLTYTEFNNGGGVVMSDHRRGRTEIVYPDSTGATLMKAGCEADTFFSSARHQTPSAFHRMAVSRLSAE, from the coding sequence ATGCGTTTGATGGTTTTGGTTGCCGCGCTGGCGGCGTTTGCTGGCCCAGCATTCGCGGGCGAGTGGCGCGAAATCGGCAATAGCGACGAATACATCCTCGGCGTTGACCAAAGCCAAATACGCCGCACCGGCAACTTGGCCACGGTTTGGGCGATCCAGTCTTCGCGGGAGGGCTACCGTGTGACCCGGATGGAAGTGGATTGTCGCAATGAAACGCTGACTTCGCTAACCTATACCGAGTTCAATAACGGCGGTGGCGTCGTGATGTCGGACCATCGTCGAGGAAGGACCGAGATCGTCTATCCCGACTCGACCGGAGCGACCCTCATGAAAGCGGGCTGCGAAGCCGATACCTTCTTTTCGTCGGCCCGCCACCAGACCCCAAGTGCCTTCCACCGCATGGCCGTGAGCCGTTTAAGCGCGGAGTGA